One stretch of Niallia sp. XMNu-256 DNA includes these proteins:
- a CDS encoding ribonuclease J, giving the protein MTSQSNPLSFFALGGINEIGKNMYAIEYAEDIIVIDCGGKFPDETLFGIDLIIPDVTYLEDNKEKVRALIVTHGHEDHIGGIPYFLQKLNVPIYATRFTLGLIELKLDEHRLTRDTTLIPIDSESNLELGAIKTSFFKVSHSIPDCLGIVFHTPEGNVVHTGDFKFDLTPANNQISDIHKMAQIGDQGVLALISESTNAERKGLTPSERIVSDHLHEAFTKADGKIFVSTFASNVNRVQQVVEAAVKTRRKLALLGRSMINVVNVAIERGYLHIPDGMLIDAREVEHLDPERVVILCTGSQGEPMAALARLANGSYRDVSIYPGDTVILAASPIPGNEKDVSRIIDNLFQLGANVIYGSGSSTGMHVSGHGYQEDLKLMLTLMKPKYFIPIHGEHRMLHHHRLLAESVGVDRANTFIINNGDVVDFSNDVARQTRTIPSGNTFVDGLGIGDVGSIVLRDRKQLSEDGMLVIVITLSKAERTIISGPDTISRGFVYARESEELLNEVNHIVAKSIDEMQKANIHRWNTMKQNIKKSVGQYLFAQTKKKPMILPIIIEV; this is encoded by the coding sequence ATGACTTCACAAAGTAATCCGTTATCATTTTTCGCCTTAGGTGGGATTAATGAAATCGGTAAAAACATGTACGCCATTGAATATGCAGAAGATATTATCGTTATCGACTGTGGAGGGAAGTTTCCAGACGAGACTTTATTTGGTATTGATCTCATTATTCCCGACGTAACCTATTTAGAGGATAATAAAGAAAAAGTACGAGCATTAATCGTGACACATGGACACGAAGATCATATCGGTGGGATTCCCTACTTCTTACAAAAGTTAAATGTACCGATTTATGCTACTCGCTTTACACTTGGTTTAATCGAGTTAAAATTAGATGAGCACCGTTTAACAAGAGATACGACTCTTATTCCGATTGACTCTGAGTCCAATCTCGAATTAGGAGCTATCAAAACCTCCTTTTTTAAAGTCAGTCATAGCATTCCAGATTGTCTCGGGATTGTCTTTCATACCCCAGAGGGAAATGTAGTTCACACTGGAGATTTTAAATTTGACTTAACACCTGCTAACAATCAAATATCTGATATACATAAAATGGCGCAAATTGGTGATCAAGGGGTTTTAGCTCTTATATCGGAAAGTACCAACGCTGAACGGAAAGGGTTAACCCCTTCCGAAAGGATTGTAAGTGACCACTTGCATGAAGCCTTTACAAAAGCAGATGGAAAAATCTTTGTCTCTACTTTTGCTTCCAATGTAAACCGGGTCCAACAAGTTGTTGAAGCGGCAGTGAAGACTCGCCGAAAGCTCGCCCTTCTTGGGAGAAGTATGATTAATGTTGTTAATGTTGCGATTGAGCGAGGATATTTACATATTCCTGACGGGATGCTTATCGATGCTCGAGAAGTGGAACATCTAGATCCGGAACGTGTCGTGATCTTATGTACAGGAAGTCAGGGGGAGCCGATGGCCGCCCTTGCTCGATTAGCAAATGGAAGTTATCGTGATGTTTCCATTTATCCTGGAGATACAGTGATTCTAGCCGCCTCTCCAATACCTGGAAATGAAAAAGATGTTTCACGAATTATCGATAACTTATTTCAATTGGGAGCAAATGTGATATATGGCTCAGGAAGTTCTACAGGGATGCACGTTTCGGGCCATGGCTACCAAGAGGACTTAAAGCTGATGCTCACTTTAATGAAACCAAAATATTTTATTCCGATCCACGGGGAACATCGAATGCTACATCACCACCGTTTGTTGGCGGAGTCTGTCGGTGTTGATAGAGCCAACACTTTTATCATTAACAATGGAGATGTCGTTGATTTTTCTAATGATGTTGCCCGCCAGACTCGGACGATCCCTTCTGGAAACACTTTTGTAGATGGGCTTGGAATTGGGGATGTTGGAAGTATCGTTTTACGGGACCGCAAACAACTTTCTGAAGACGGCATGCTCGTTATCGTCATTACTCTGAGTAAAGCCGAAAGAACAATTATTTCGGGACCTGACACGATTTCTCGAGGATTTGTTTATGCACGAGAATCCGAGGAACTTCTAAATGAGGTTAATCATATTGTGGCAAAATCCATTGATGAGATGCAAAAAGCAAATATCCATCGCTGGAACACCATGAAGCAAAATATTAAAAAATCAGTTGGTCAATACTTATTTGCCCAAACAAAGAAAAAACCGATGATCCTGCCAATTATAATTGAGGTTTGA
- a CDS encoding ring-cleaving dioxygenase: protein MNQLKGLHHVTAITSSAEKIYDFFTYVLGMRLVKKTVNQDDINTYHLYFTDDVGSPGTDMTFFDFPGIPKGVHGTNEISKTSFRVPTDEALEYWVKRFDKYEIKHTGIKEQFGKKTLSFADFDDQQYQLISDQHNQGVSSGKPWPNGPIPLEFSITGLGPIFIRTSHMDYFKELLEKVFYMSETAQEESFHLFEMGEGGNGAQVIVEYNTILPQARQGFGTVHHTAFRVDERADLEAWQQHLQAFQLQNSGYVERYYFGSLYTPVAPGILFELATDGPGFMEDEPYETLGEKLSLPPFFEPQHERIEAMVRPLDTVRSTLKIEKEYL from the coding sequence ATGAATCAATTGAAAGGACTTCATCATGTAACAGCAATTACAAGCAGTGCAGAGAAGATTTACGATTTCTTCACATATGTATTGGGAATGCGTCTAGTTAAGAAAACGGTAAATCAAGATGATATTAATACGTACCATTTATATTTCACAGATGATGTTGGAAGTCCCGGAACTGATATGACGTTTTTCGATTTTCCTGGAATCCCAAAAGGGGTCCATGGTACAAATGAAATTTCAAAAACATCTTTCCGTGTACCCACTGATGAGGCATTGGAGTATTGGGTGAAACGGTTTGATAAATATGAAATCAAACATACCGGAATTAAAGAACAATTTGGTAAAAAGACATTATCCTTTGCTGATTTCGATGATCAGCAATACCAATTGATTTCAGATCAACATAATCAAGGTGTTTCTTCCGGAAAACCGTGGCCGAATGGACCGATTCCATTAGAATTTTCGATTACCGGATTGGGGCCAATTTTTATTCGTACATCGCATATGGATTATTTCAAAGAATTATTAGAAAAAGTCTTCTATATGAGTGAAACTGCTCAGGAAGAATCATTCCATTTATTTGAAATGGGTGAGGGTGGCAATGGTGCACAAGTGATTGTGGAATATAACACGATCCTTCCGCAAGCACGCCAAGGTTTTGGGACGGTTCATCATACAGCATTCCGAGTCGATGAACGTGCAGACTTAGAGGCATGGCAGCAACACCTGCAAGCATTCCAATTGCAAAACTCAGGTTATGTAGAGCGTTATTATTTTGGCTCTTTATATACACCTGTAGCCCCGGGCATCTTGTTTGAATTAGCAACAGATGGACCTGGATTCATGGAAGATGAACCATATGAAACATTAGGTGAAAAATTATCATTACCACCATTCTTTGAGCCACAGCATGAACGAATCGAGGCAATGGTTCGACCGCTTGATACCGTTCGCAGTACGTTGAAGATTGAAAAAGAATACTTGTAA
- a CDS encoding family 1 encapsulin nanocompartment shell protein: MDKSILFAESTLTREDWQELDQTVFESVKKQLVGRRFIDIYGPLGEGVQSVTNDIYATPEQGEISFHGEDLGLSVPSSRVTLTIPMLYKDFILYWRDIQQAKTLGSPIDFSASANAGQQCALLEDDLIFNGSEEFNIPGIMNVKGKLSHIRSDWMESGNAFGDVVEARNKLLRMGHTGPYALVLSPELYALVHRVHQGTHVLEIEHIRELMTAGVYQSPMIKKGTGFVIDAGRQNIDLAIASDFDTYFLDQDNMNFYFRVFETVVPRIKRPSAICTLEDLSE, from the coding sequence ATGGATAAGTCAATTTTATTTGCGGAATCGACCTTAACAAGAGAAGATTGGCAGGAGTTAGATCAAACCGTATTTGAAAGTGTGAAAAAACAACTCGTTGGAAGACGATTCATTGATATTTATGGCCCGCTTGGGGAAGGAGTTCAATCCGTTACGAATGATATTTATGCAACGCCTGAACAAGGTGAGATTAGTTTTCATGGGGAGGATTTAGGGTTATCAGTACCTTCTAGCAGGGTTACCCTTACCATTCCGATGCTATATAAGGATTTTATTTTATACTGGCGTGATATTCAACAAGCGAAAACGCTTGGAAGTCCAATTGATTTTTCGGCATCAGCAAATGCGGGGCAACAATGTGCACTACTTGAAGATGACTTGATTTTCAACGGGTCGGAAGAATTTAATATACCAGGCATCATGAACGTAAAAGGGAAGTTATCGCATATTCGCAGTGATTGGATGGAATCAGGAAATGCGTTTGGTGATGTGGTAGAAGCAAGAAATAAACTACTCCGCATGGGACATACCGGCCCATATGCTTTAGTGCTGTCACCTGAATTGTATGCCCTAGTACACCGTGTGCATCAAGGAACCCATGTTTTAGAAATTGAGCATATTCGGGAATTGATGACAGCAGGGGTTTACCAATCCCCGATGATTAAAAAAGGAACAGGATTTGTTATTGACGCAGGAAGGCAAAACATTGATTTAGCGATTGCTAGCGATTTTGATACCTACTTTTTAGATCAAGATAACATGAATTTTTATTTCCGTGTCTTCGAAACCGTTGTGCCAAGAATCAAACGTCCAAGTGCAATTTGCACATTAGAGGATTTATCTGAATGA
- a CDS encoding M48 family metallopeptidase produces MIEENSIGKRLVHHKEGVYFALTLLVSILTYVALLFSIIGIVIIAAIILVSYFFHALSMASIRRNGVRLSERQFPEIYEKAVKLAHNMEIEKMPAIYVMESMGIMNAFATRFFGKNMVVIYSEIFDLSEEKRNDELLFVLAHEFAHIKRRHVLVHMLLLPAMFIPFLGEAYLRACEYTCDRYAAYYIDNVDAAKEALSMLAIGKRLSSKMNKEAFVQQISEESGFFAWLSEKLSSHPHLPKRINALDNWVNPEQYPLIREKRVGLVVGVVVSVLLVGILTGAVALIVKGTSTLTAFLEDPYLYGEEEYFEEEMYPPVIQAVFDEDMEMLEQAVTDGADIDEKDSEGFTALQYAVMWGDSESAEWLIQNGADVNTTDSWGSTPLINAVFNDTDVETVELLLGNGADPTIKDSEGKTAYDYAVENRDAQLRDLLQ; encoded by the coding sequence GTGATTGAGGAAAATAGCATAGGGAAAAGGTTGGTTCATCATAAAGAAGGGGTTTATTTTGCTTTAACTCTATTAGTTAGTATTTTGACTTATGTGGCTTTACTTTTTTCAATTATTGGGATTGTTATTATAGCTGCAATTATTCTCGTTTCTTATTTCTTTCATGCTCTATCAATGGCATCTATTCGACGAAATGGGGTTCGTTTGAGTGAGCGTCAATTTCCTGAAATCTATGAAAAGGCCGTGAAGCTGGCTCATAATATGGAGATAGAGAAAATGCCAGCTATTTATGTAATGGAATCGATGGGGATCATGAATGCCTTTGCTACTCGTTTTTTTGGGAAAAATATGGTGGTTATATATTCAGAAATTTTTGATTTGAGTGAAGAGAAGCGTAATGATGAGCTATTGTTTGTCCTTGCCCATGAATTTGCGCATATTAAGAGACGACACGTGTTGGTACATATGCTCCTGCTACCGGCCATGTTCATTCCATTTTTAGGTGAAGCTTATTTACGTGCATGTGAGTATACTTGTGATCGCTATGCCGCTTATTATATAGATAATGTAGATGCGGCCAAAGAGGCATTATCCATGCTCGCTATTGGAAAAAGGCTTTCTTCAAAAATGAATAAGGAAGCATTTGTCCAACAAATTTCAGAGGAATCAGGATTTTTTGCTTGGTTAAGCGAAAAGCTTTCAAGCCATCCTCATTTACCTAAACGAATTAATGCACTGGACAACTGGGTGAACCCAGAACAATACCCATTAATTCGTGAAAAGAGAGTAGGATTAGTTGTTGGTGTTGTTGTTTCCGTCCTGCTTGTTGGTATACTAACCGGAGCAGTTGCTCTTATTGTAAAAGGAACCAGTACGCTAACTGCCTTTTTGGAGGATCCATATTTATATGGAGAGGAAGAGTATTTCGAAGAGGAGATGTATCCTCCTGTCATTCAGGCTGTATTTGATGAGGACATGGAAATGCTCGAGCAGGCCGTTACAGACGGGGCTGATATTGATGAAAAAGACAGTGAAGGTTTCACTGCTCTCCAATATGCTGTTATGTGGGGAGACAGCGAATCAGCAGAATGGTTAATTCAAAACGGGGCAGATGTCAATACAACGGATTCCTGGGGATCAACGCCTTTAATCAATGCGGTTTTTAATGACACAGATGTTGAAACAGTAGAACTATTACTTGGTAACGGAGCGGATCCAACGATAAAAGACTCCGAAGGAAAAACAGCTTACGACTATGCCGTCGAAAATAGAGATGCACAGTTGAGGGATTTATTACAATAA
- a CDS encoding IMEF encapsulin system ferritin-like cargo protein has protein sequence MGTFAELDLIFNRTKDALTEFMGIITPIIENAKDDHERLFWHHIYEEEEHRSDRLDLLMPKVQTLVKDGDKAANSNRLELVHLLQDISLEKFGLHNFLEHLDLFLFQFKETEAGEKVQVLRDITNEDYQQMKGLMEQLNQDFQGELEFKTSIPTDEKEDNPSNVKIEAYSSEPSQITAQGKQKVRKSLTVGSLKRK, from the coding sequence GTGGGAACTTTTGCGGAATTGGATTTGATTTTTAACCGGACGAAAGATGCGTTAACGGAGTTTATGGGAATCATCACCCCTATCATTGAGAATGCCAAAGATGATCATGAACGGCTTTTTTGGCATCATATTTACGAAGAAGAAGAACACCGTTCAGACAGACTAGATCTTCTTATGCCAAAAGTTCAAACGTTGGTTAAGGACGGGGATAAGGCTGCTAATAGTAATCGCTTAGAGCTTGTTCATTTATTACAAGACATAAGTCTAGAGAAATTTGGTTTACATAATTTTTTAGAGCATCTTGATTTATTTCTTTTTCAATTTAAAGAAACAGAAGCAGGAGAAAAAGTCCAGGTTTTACGGGATATAACAAATGAGGACTACCAACAAATGAAGGGATTAATGGAACAGTTGAACCAAGATTTTCAAGGGGAACTAGAATTTAAGACATCCATCCCAACGGATGAAAAGGAAGACAATCCTTCAAATGTGAAAATTGAAGCCTATTCAAGTGAACCTTCCCAAATCACAGCTCAAGGGAAACAAAAGGTAAGAAAGTCATTAACGGTTGGCAGCCTGAAACGAAAATAA
- a CDS encoding VWA domain-containing protein, whose protein sequence is MKVRSFLVLPLTFFLVACATQESSEQAKEVSVEELTVQDEENKVGTKVDFPEAPSQPEQIVAQKKGIKTDEAISVIERDKYDSLAWEEILKDFPKKESELSDIYNGLIHSFGNDYQEAYKALVNFEPDYGEYDLAGDQETYKNIAIHLDSSGSMAAYVSGGVKMDLAKEAIKNYASGLPEDSMISLRVYGHQGTGSDQDKALSCGSTEVMYAVNTYQDEDFSNALTQFKPSGWTPLASTIKSAYEDLKVKSSDQSENILFIVSDGIETCDGNPVEEARNLANSNLNVKVNIIGFNVDDEGQKQLKETATAGNGTYYTVNSNIDLNNTISNLLAEAQSGIQKNFEKGRLGYQANMHSVKVGEQIQNFSGAFRDAIVEENKLFYEAIYQLQALEYITQAEGDALVAMIEDRNDAMLEFKDQLYDEANEKNKAKLKEIHDRISAS, encoded by the coding sequence ATGAAGGTTAGAAGTTTTCTAGTCTTACCTCTAACATTCTTTCTTGTCGCTTGTGCAACCCAGGAGTCGTCCGAACAAGCAAAAGAAGTGAGTGTAGAAGAGTTGACTGTACAGGACGAAGAAAATAAAGTAGGAACAAAGGTTGATTTTCCTGAAGCACCATCCCAACCAGAACAAATTGTCGCTCAAAAGAAAGGAATCAAGACGGATGAGGCGATTTCTGTTATAGAGCGTGATAAATACGACTCGCTCGCTTGGGAAGAAATTTTGAAAGATTTTCCCAAAAAGGAATCAGAACTATCTGATATATATAATGGACTTATACACTCATTTGGAAACGATTATCAGGAAGCGTATAAAGCGCTTGTAAACTTTGAACCTGATTATGGTGAATATGATTTAGCAGGAGATCAAGAAACGTACAAAAATATTGCGATCCATTTAGATTCAAGCGGAAGTATGGCGGCATATGTTTCAGGTGGGGTTAAGATGGATTTAGCTAAAGAGGCGATTAAAAACTATGCTTCTGGTTTACCAGAGGACAGCATGATTTCATTAAGGGTTTATGGCCACCAAGGAACGGGTAGTGATCAGGACAAAGCGTTATCATGCGGCAGCACAGAAGTTATGTATGCCGTGAATACTTACCAGGATGAAGACTTTTCAAATGCTTTAACACAATTTAAACCTAGTGGATGGACACCACTGGCTTCTACGATAAAATCTGCTTATGAAGATTTAAAAGTAAAGTCATCTGATCAATCAGAAAACATCCTTTTTATTGTGAGTGACGGAATTGAAACCTGTGACGGAAATCCAGTTGAAGAAGCGCGCAATCTAGCAAACTCAAATTTAAACGTTAAGGTGAATATTATCGGATTTAACGTAGATGATGAAGGACAAAAACAGTTAAAAGAGACAGCGACAGCTGGAAACGGAACGTATTACACAGTGAATTCAAACATTGATCTAAACAATACAATTTCTAATTTATTAGCAGAGGCTCAGTCAGGGATTCAAAAGAATTTTGAAAAAGGTAGATTAGGCTATCAGGCAAACATGCACAGTGTTAAGGTAGGCGAACAAATTCAAAACTTTAGCGGGGCCTTCAGAGATGCAATTGTTGAAGAAAACAAGCTCTTTTATGAAGCGATCTATCAACTTCAAGCGTTGGAGTATATCACACAAGCGGAAGGAGACGCCTTAGTAGCGATGATTGAAGACCGCAATGATGCGATGCTGGAATTCAAAGACCAATTATATGATGAGGCCAATGAAAAGAATAAAGCAAAATTAAAAGAGATTCACGACCGCATAAGTGCAAGTTAA
- a CDS encoding diaminopimelate dehydrogenase, whose amino-acid sequence MSKKKIRLGIVGYGNLGKGAIKAIKETQDMELVAVFTRRDPKELILDDPNVKSLHISSASDYKDDIDVMLLCGGSATDLPEQTPHFASMFNTVDSFDTHAKIPEFYQSVNEVAAKNNTTAIISVGWDPGLFSINRVMADAILPNGENYTFWGKGLSQGHSDAVRRVKGVKKGVQYTIPSEDAMEKVRSGANPELTTAEKHTRVCYIVPEEGADQGTIENEIKTMPNYFADYHTEVHFISEQEFNRDHTKAPHGGFVIRGGNTGENNKQIYEFSLKLDSNPEFTASVLVAYARAAYRLNQEKQFGAKTVFDIAPGYISPRSAEELRKDYL is encoded by the coding sequence ATGAGCAAGAAAAAAATTAGACTAGGCATCGTCGGTTATGGGAATCTTGGAAAAGGGGCTATTAAAGCTATTAAAGAAACTCAAGATATGGAATTAGTAGCCGTTTTCACTAGAAGAGATCCGAAAGAGTTAATTTTAGATGATCCAAATGTAAAATCTTTACATATTTCAAGTGCAAGTGATTACAAAGACGATATTGATGTCATGCTTCTCTGCGGTGGGTCTGCAACTGATTTACCTGAACAAACTCCCCATTTTGCAAGCATGTTCAACACAGTAGATAGCTTTGATACACACGCTAAAATTCCTGAGTTTTATCAATCTGTAAATGAAGTGGCCGCAAAAAATAATACAACAGCCATTATCTCTGTAGGTTGGGACCCAGGTTTATTTTCCATCAACCGCGTGATGGCAGATGCGATCTTACCGAACGGAGAAAATTATACATTCTGGGGAAAAGGACTTAGCCAAGGTCACTCAGATGCTGTCAGAAGAGTCAAAGGGGTTAAAAAAGGTGTACAATATACGATTCCATCTGAAGACGCCATGGAAAAAGTTCGCAGCGGTGCAAATCCTGAACTAACGACTGCGGAAAAGCATACACGAGTTTGCTATATTGTTCCTGAGGAAGGTGCAGATCAAGGAACAATCGAAAATGAAATCAAAACGATGCCAAACTACTTCGCTGATTATCATACAGAAGTGCATTTTATCTCAGAACAAGAATTTAATCGTGACCACACGAAGGCACCACATGGGGGTTTTGTCATCAGAGGTGGCAATACAGGAGAAAACAACAAGCAAATTTACGAATTCTCCCTTAAACTAGATAGCAACCCTGAATTTACAGCGAGTGTATTAGTTGCCTATGCAAGAGCTGCTTATCGTTTAAACCAAGAAAAACAATTTGGGGCTAAAACCGTTTTTGACATCGCACCTGGTTACATTTCACCACGCTCAGCGGAAGAACTTAGAAAAGATTACTTATAA
- a CDS encoding MBL fold metallo-hydrolase has protein sequence MNHNNHFEQVPILKKVTEDIRLLSFPYVFGMEQVNCFLFRGEKGFTIVDTGSYSEEGKQTWKSLMASGMTIEKVILTHFHIDHLGLAKWFQEKFQIPVYISNKGYREIVRRKDKESTQFVVDLFKKHGCDEYSKLAATDYSQIYDFVPDGFFDENQQIMLGDQSYETIWTPGHSSDHFCFYHREQQIMIVGDHILEKISPVVLIESPEDVNPLKDYYNSLGKIKDYSIQLALPGHGNLMNGLVDRMEEIRSGHMYRINQVLELLQGGEKTAWQICQEIYRRKRFFAPLMATITRCIYLESVGKIKSRTMNDKVYYQLIS, from the coding sequence ATGAATCATAACAATCACTTTGAGCAAGTGCCAATTTTGAAAAAAGTAACAGAGGATATTCGACTATTATCCTTCCCCTATGTATTTGGTATGGAACAGGTTAATTGTTTTTTATTTCGAGGTGAAAAGGGCTTCACTATAGTAGATACAGGAAGTTATTCAGAGGAAGGAAAGCAGACTTGGAAAAGTTTAATGGCCTCTGGGATGACGATTGAAAAGGTAATCTTGACACACTTTCATATTGATCATCTAGGACTTGCCAAATGGTTTCAGGAAAAATTTCAAATTCCTGTTTATATTTCTAACAAGGGCTACCGTGAAATAGTAAGGCGTAAGGATAAAGAATCTACGCAGTTTGTCGTCGATTTGTTTAAGAAGCATGGCTGTGATGAATATTCTAAATTGGCCGCCACTGATTATTCTCAAATATATGACTTTGTACCAGATGGGTTCTTTGATGAAAATCAGCAAATCATGTTAGGGGATCAATCTTATGAAACAATATGGACACCTGGACACTCTTCTGACCATTTCTGTTTTTACCATCGAGAACAACAAATTATGATCGTGGGTGATCATATACTGGAGAAAATTTCTCCTGTCGTCTTAATTGAATCGCCAGAGGATGTAAATCCATTAAAGGATTATTACAATTCCTTAGGGAAAATAAAAGACTATTCCATTCAACTTGCTTTGCCTGGCCATGGGAATTTGATGAACGGTCTAGTCGATCGAATGGAAGAGATTCGTTCGGGCCATATGTATCGAATCAATCAAGTACTAGAGTTACTACAAGGTGGAGAAAAAACGGCTTGGCAAATTTGTCAAGAGATCTATCGAAGAAAACGGTTCTTCGCACCGCTTATGGCAACAATTACGAGATGTATTTATCTGGAATCAGTCGGTAAAATTAAATCACGGACCATGAATGATAAAGTTTATTATCAATTAATTTCTTAA
- a CDS encoding NADPH-dependent FMN reductase, with translation MGFFDKLFGKEKKEEETMAKLNIGIILGSTREGRVSPQVGAWVKEIADKRGDANYTIIDIADYKLPLLGEEGGDASGAAAWSEIIAAQDGFVFIVQEYNHSITGALKNALDYLREEWNNKAAGIVSYGSVGGARAAEHLRGILGELLVADVRVHPALSLFTDFENGTDFKPAAVQEDSVNQMLDQLIPWSKALFTIR, from the coding sequence ATGGGATTTTTTGATAAATTATTTGGAAAAGAAAAAAAGGAGGAAGAAACAATGGCAAAATTAAACATTGGTATTATTTTAGGTTCAACACGTGAAGGACGCGTAAGTCCACAAGTAGGAGCATGGGTAAAGGAAATCGCTGATAAGCGCGGGGATGCAAACTATACAATTATTGATATTGCTGATTATAAATTACCATTACTAGGTGAAGAAGGCGGCGACGCATCAGGTGCAGCTGCATGGTCTGAAATCATTGCGGCACAAGATGGATTCGTATTCATCGTACAAGAATATAATCACTCGATTACAGGTGCTCTAAAAAATGCACTAGATTATCTACGTGAAGAGTGGAACAACAAAGCAGCAGGGATCGTTTCTTACGGTTCAGTAGGTGGAGCTCGTGCAGCTGAACATTTACGCGGCATCTTAGGTGAATTACTAGTAGCAGATGTACGTGTTCACCCAGCATTATCCCTATTCACAGACTTTGAAAATGGAACAGACTTCAAACCAGCAGCAGTTCAAGAAGATTCAGTAAACCAAATGTTAGATCAATTAATTCCTTGGTCAAAAGCACTATTTACCATTCGCTAA